A section of the Metabacillus endolithicus genome encodes:
- a CDS encoding class II fructose-bisphosphate aldolase encodes MPLVSMTEMLNKAKDEAYAVGQFNINNLEFTQAILQAAQEESSPVILGVSEGAARYIGGFKTVVKMVEGLIEDYNITVPVAIHLDHGSSFDKCKEAIDAGFTSVMIDASHDPFEENIATTSKVVEYAHSKGVSVEAELGTVGGQEDDVVAEGVIYADPKECEELVKRTGIDCLAPALGSVHGPYKGEPNLGYKEMEEIAGLTNMPLVLHGGTGIPTKDIQKAISFGTAKINVNTENQIASAKTVREVLAAKPDEYDPRKYLGPARDAIKATVIGKMREFGSSNKA; translated from the coding sequence ATGCCTTTAGTTTCAATGACAGAAATGCTTAACAAAGCAAAAGACGAAGCATATGCAGTAGGTCAATTCAACATCAACAACCTTGAGTTCACTCAAGCGATCCTGCAAGCAGCTCAAGAAGAAAGCTCACCAGTAATTCTTGGTGTATCTGAAGGTGCAGCTCGTTATATCGGCGGATTCAAAACAGTTGTAAAAATGGTTGAAGGTCTTATCGAAGACTACAACATCACTGTACCGGTAGCAATTCACCTTGATCACGGTTCAAGCTTTGACAAGTGTAAAGAAGCAATCGATGCAGGTTTCACATCTGTTATGATTGATGCTTCACATGATCCATTTGAAGAGAACATTGCAACAACTTCTAAAGTTGTAGAATATGCTCATTCAAAAGGTGTATCAGTTGAAGCTGAGCTTGGAACTGTTGGTGGACAAGAAGATGACGTTGTAGCAGAAGGCGTAATCTATGCAGATCCAAAAGAGTGTGAAGAACTTGTTAAACGTACGGGTATTGATTGCCTAGCACCAGCTCTTGGTTCTGTACACGGACCATACAAAGGTGAGCCTAACTTAGGTTACAAAGAAATGGAAGAAATCGCTGGCTTAACAAATATGCCATTAGTACTTCACGGTGGTACTGGAATCCCAACTAAGGATATCCAAAAAGCTATTTCTTTCGGAACAGCTAAAATCAACGTTAACACTGAAAACCAAATTGCATCTGCAAAAACAGTTCGTGAAGTGTTAGCTGCGAAGCCAGATGAGTATGATCCACGTAAATATTTAGGACCAGCTCGTGACGCGATTAAAGCAACAGTTATCGGCAAAATGCGTGAATTTGGTTCTTCTAATAAAGCTTAA
- a CDS encoding response regulator, whose translation MLKEKILIVDDQYGIRILLNEVFQKEGYQTFQAANGFQALEIVENHSPDLVLLDMKIPGMDGIEILKRMKVIDQDIRVIIMTAYGELDMIQEAKDLGALTHFAKPFDIDEIREAVKKYLPLKAN comes from the coding sequence ATGTTAAAAGAAAAAATCTTAATTGTTGATGATCAATACGGAATTCGTATTTTGCTAAATGAAGTATTTCAAAAAGAAGGCTATCAAACTTTCCAAGCGGCAAACGGTTTCCAAGCACTTGAAATCGTGGAAAACCACTCTCCAGACCTTGTATTACTTGATATGAAAATCCCGGGAATGGATGGAATCGAAATTTTGAAAAGAATGAAAGTAATCGACCAAGACATCCGTGTCATCATCATGACAGCTTACGGCGAACTTGATATGATCCAAGAAGCAAAAGACTTAGGTGCACTCACACACTTTGCAAAACCATTTGACATCGATGAAATTCGTGAAGCAGTAAAAAAGTATTTACCACTTAAAGCGAATTAA
- a CDS encoding DUF2529 domain-containing protein — translation MMKIFSTQLTGHFNRIVEQEELSIEDSARLLAQALVGEGKIYIYGFQELHGIVLEAVNSSEPLIRSEALFNQNGEMKELTAADRVLLFTYRSTDEEAIKLAQELSSKGIQTVGISAVMKGEEAGLNNITDLHIDSKLRQPLIPGEDGERYGFPALMTSLYVYYNLTFILKEILDEFEDDEL, via the coding sequence TTGATGAAGATTTTCTCCACACAGTTAACGGGTCATTTTAACCGAATTGTAGAGCAAGAGGAGCTGAGTATTGAGGATAGTGCGCGCTTGCTTGCCCAGGCTTTAGTTGGTGAAGGAAAGATTTATATATATGGTTTTCAAGAGTTACATGGCATTGTGTTAGAGGCGGTTAACAGCAGTGAGCCTCTTATCCGTTCAGAAGCTTTGTTTAATCAAAATGGTGAAATGAAGGAACTAACAGCTGCCGACCGTGTTCTACTTTTTACATATCGATCAACGGATGAAGAAGCGATTAAGCTTGCTCAAGAATTATCCTCTAAAGGAATTCAAACAGTTGGAATTTCTGCTGTGATGAAAGGTGAAGAAGCAGGGCTCAACAATATCACGGACCTACATATTGATTCAAAATTAAGGCAGCCGCTCATTCCTGGTGAAGATGGTGAGAGATACGGTTTTCCCGCCTTAATGACATCGTTATATGTTTACTACAACTTAACTTTTATCTTAAAAGAAATTTTAGATGAGTTTGAGGATGATGAGCTTTAA
- a CDS encoding IclR family transcriptional regulator yields MQNKNKTVIKSMDLLTLFLTHPKLSFNEMIKVSGMPKTSVHRMLGSLEDMGFLDKDEDGKYSLGLLFLQYGQLVADRLDIRQIALPYMKFLRDEMGEAVNLTIRDQHEAMYIEKVDTTQPVRLYTAIGRKSPLYAGACSRVLLAFLPEDELEQYLQDVELRAIGSGTITDQEKLRKVLKETQRNGYTISNSELEDYTTSIAAPIFNHKREVVAGISVAGPNVRFQAETIPVIIDKVKEVAEKISVKLGYDNKKE; encoded by the coding sequence TTGCAAAATAAGAATAAAACTGTGATTAAATCGATGGACCTCCTTACCCTTTTTTTAACGCATCCTAAACTATCTTTTAATGAAATGATCAAAGTTTCCGGCATGCCAAAAACCTCTGTTCATCGTATGCTTGGTTCACTCGAGGATATGGGGTTTCTTGATAAAGATGAAGATGGTAAATATTCTCTTGGCTTATTATTTTTACAATACGGTCAATTGGTGGCGGACAGGCTAGACATCCGTCAAATTGCCTTGCCTTATATGAAATTCCTTCGAGATGAAATGGGAGAAGCTGTAAACCTGACAATTCGGGACCAACATGAAGCAATGTATATTGAAAAGGTTGATACAACCCAGCCAGTTAGGTTGTATACAGCAATCGGCAGGAAATCCCCTCTTTATGCTGGAGCATGCTCAAGAGTTCTTCTTGCTTTTTTACCTGAAGATGAACTGGAGCAATATTTACAAGATGTCGAACTAAGAGCAATTGGTTCAGGAACGATTACTGACCAAGAAAAGCTCCGTAAAGTATTAAAGGAAACACAGAGGAATGGTTATACAATTAGTAACTCAGAGTTAGAAGACTACACTACATCAATTGCTGCGCCTATTTTTAATCATAAAAGAGAAGTGGTTGCAGGTATAAGTGTGGCAGGTCCAAATGTTCGTTTCCAAGCAGAAACCATTCCGGTTATTATTGATAAAGTGAAAGAAGTAGCTGAAAAAATTTCAGTTAAATTAGGGTACGATAATAAAAAAGAATGA
- the accC gene encoding acetyl-CoA carboxylase biotin carboxylase subunit: MFEKVLIANRGEIAVRVIRACKELGIKTVAVFSEADREALHVKLADEAYCIGKTASKESYLHIPNILSAATMTGADAIHPGYGFLAENADFAEACEKCHITFIGPDSEAIQKMGTKDVARETMSKAGVPTVPGTDGLIKDEEQALQVATEIGYPVIVKATAGGGGKGMRVAYGAEELKKAIRQAQQEAETAFGNPGVYLEKYLEEPRHIEIQIIADRFGNVVHLGERDCSIQRRHQKLIEEAPSPALDEVLRNKMGEAAVKAAQSVKYHGAGTVEFLLDKHGHFYFMEMNTRIQVEHPVTELVTGIDLIKEQIAVAAGYELSFKQEEVKINGWAIECRINAENPVKNFMPSPGLVEGYLPPGGFGVRVDSAVYPGYTVSPFYDSMVAKLIVWGKDREDALQRMKRALDEFIITGIKTTIPFHLELLEHDAFVSGEFNTKFLETYHISIKE; this comes from the coding sequence ATGTTTGAGAAAGTGTTAATTGCTAATCGCGGAGAAATTGCTGTTCGAGTTATAAGAGCATGTAAAGAATTGGGGATTAAAACAGTTGCTGTTTTTTCTGAGGCCGATCGAGAAGCACTTCACGTAAAATTAGCTGATGAAGCTTATTGTATTGGGAAAACAGCTTCAAAGGAAAGTTATTTACATATACCGAATATTTTGAGTGCTGCAACAATGACAGGAGCGGATGCAATACATCCTGGCTATGGCTTTCTTGCCGAAAATGCAGATTTTGCTGAAGCATGCGAAAAATGCCATATCACATTTATTGGCCCTGACTCAGAGGCGATTCAAAAAATGGGAACAAAAGACGTAGCCCGTGAAACAATGAGTAAAGCAGGAGTGCCGACTGTACCGGGAACAGATGGGTTGATAAAAGATGAGGAACAGGCATTGCAAGTTGCGACTGAAATTGGTTATCCAGTGATCGTGAAAGCTACAGCAGGTGGTGGCGGTAAAGGAATGAGAGTCGCGTACGGTGCAGAAGAATTGAAAAAAGCAATTCGTCAAGCACAGCAAGAAGCAGAAACAGCCTTCGGAAATCCGGGTGTTTATTTAGAAAAATATTTAGAAGAACCGCGTCATATCGAGATTCAAATCATTGCCGACCGATTTGGAAACGTTGTTCATCTTGGTGAAAGAGATTGCTCCATTCAACGCCGCCACCAAAAACTGATCGAAGAGGCTCCGTCACCAGCCCTTGATGAAGTACTGCGTAACAAAATGGGTGAAGCGGCTGTAAAAGCAGCTCAATCTGTAAAGTATCATGGTGCAGGAACGGTAGAGTTTTTACTAGATAAACATGGTCATTTTTATTTTATGGAAATGAACACGCGTATCCAAGTCGAGCATCCTGTAACAGAGCTTGTCACAGGAATTGATCTTATTAAGGAGCAAATAGCAGTAGCTGCTGGATATGAACTTTCTTTTAAACAAGAGGAAGTTAAAATTAACGGTTGGGCAATCGAATGTAGGATCAATGCTGAAAACCCTGTGAAAAACTTTATGCCATCTCCTGGTCTTGTTGAAGGATATCTTCCACCAGGTGGCTTTGGCGTTAGGGTAGATAGTGCTGTTTATCCGGGCTACACTGTTTCTCCTTTTTATGATTCAATGGTCGCCAAATTAATCGTTTGGGGTAAAGATCGTGAAGATGCGCTGCAAAGAATGAAAAGAGCTCTTGATGAATTCATCATTACTGGGATTAAAACAACGATTCCGTTTCACCTTGAGCTATTAGAGCATGACGCGTTTGTTTCGGGTGAGTTTAATACGAAATTTCTAGAAACCTATCATATTTCGATAAAAGAATAG
- a CDS encoding biotin-dependent carboxyltransferase family protein has translation MSITTLRSGLLTTIQDLGRYGYQKYGVIVSGAMDSYSLRIANLLVGNSKEEAALEITLMGPTLLVEKDMLIAITGGDLSPTIEGVSVPLWRPVFVKKGSKLQFGAQKSGCRTYLAVAGGFAVQRMMKSKSTYLRAEIGGYQGRAIQEGDVLETNPISEGAFSQIEKLKNKQYKGAFLTTNWSVRWNEFLPLTKNPNIRVLPGAQFEQFTANSKQQFFTQSFRVSPQSDRMGYRLSGPSIELEEKLEMLSEAVAHGTIQIPPDGNPIILLADRQTTGGYPKIGQVATVDLPVVAQVMPGQSLSFTEITLEKAERLYLEREKSLKQLAVSINYKLKQ, from the coding sequence ATGAGTATAACCACTCTACGTTCAGGACTGCTTACGACGATCCAGGATCTAGGAAGGTATGGATACCAAAAGTACGGAGTCATTGTTAGCGGTGCAATGGATTCATATTCTCTCAGAATCGCAAATTTATTAGTTGGCAATTCAAAAGAAGAAGCTGCATTAGAAATCACTTTAATGGGACCAACGTTGTTAGTTGAAAAAGATATGCTCATCGCAATTACAGGAGGAGATTTATCTCCTACGATTGAAGGGGTTTCTGTTCCATTATGGCGTCCTGTTTTTGTGAAAAAAGGAAGTAAACTTCAATTTGGAGCACAAAAGTCTGGCTGCAGAACTTACCTGGCAGTAGCTGGTGGCTTTGCTGTTCAGAGAATGATGAAGAGCAAAAGCACCTACTTAAGAGCTGAAATAGGTGGATATCAAGGAAGAGCGATTCAAGAGGGAGATGTTTTAGAAACAAATCCGATATCAGAAGGAGCTTTCTCACAGATTGAAAAGCTAAAAAACAAGCAATATAAAGGAGCGTTCCTAACAACTAACTGGTCTGTTCGTTGGAATGAGTTTCTACCTCTTACAAAAAATCCGAATATTCGCGTTTTACCAGGAGCACAGTTCGAACAATTTACAGCCAATAGCAAGCAGCAGTTTTTCACCCAATCTTTTAGAGTGTCACCACAATCTGATCGAATGGGGTACCGATTATCAGGACCATCTATTGAATTAGAAGAAAAATTGGAAATGCTTTCAGAAGCTGTGGCTCATGGAACCATTCAAATCCCGCCTGATGGAAATCCAATTATCCTGCTTGCTGACCGGCAAACAACAGGGGGATATCCGAAAATCGGTCAAGTTGCAACGGTTGACCTACCTGTTGTTGCACAGGTGATGCCAGGTCAGTCACTTTCTTTTACTGAAATAACATTAGAAAAAGCTGAAAGATTGTATTTAGAAAGAGAAAAAAGCTTAAAGCAATTAGCGGTGAGTATTAACTATAAATTAAAACAATAA
- the pxpB gene encoding 5-oxoprolinase subunit PxpB, with product MTKTNHINQENFIIEPAGDAAIVVRYGNEIEYSVHRKVQMLSNYLTQNSFKGFIECIPSYTSLTVFYDPLLVEEKSHAYKVGKMVSPYKNVRSIIEDMLTNLKDEEIETHRTVEIPVCYGGECGPDLEFVAKQNNLTTDEVISLHSGGEYLVYMLGFAPGFPFLGGMSEKIATPRRSTPRTSIPAGSVGIAGKQTGVYPISTPGGWQLIGQTPLSLFLSEKEPPSLLQAGDIVKFYPISYNDFLEWKEGNK from the coding sequence TTGACAAAGACTAATCATATAAATCAAGAGAACTTCATCATCGAACCTGCCGGAGATGCTGCTATTGTGGTTCGGTATGGCAATGAAATCGAGTATTCCGTACATCGTAAGGTACAAATGTTGTCTAATTATTTAACACAAAACAGCTTTAAGGGATTCATTGAATGTATTCCATCATATACCAGTTTGACTGTCTTTTATGATCCACTTTTAGTAGAAGAAAAGAGCCACGCTTATAAAGTAGGGAAAATGGTCTCTCCTTACAAAAATGTCCGTTCCATCATCGAGGATATGTTAACAAACCTGAAAGATGAAGAAATAGAAACACATCGGACCGTTGAAATTCCCGTTTGCTATGGCGGTGAATGCGGTCCGGATCTGGAATTTGTCGCTAAACAAAACAACTTAACAACAGATGAAGTGATAAGCCTTCATTCAGGTGGGGAATATCTCGTTTATATGCTCGGGTTTGCCCCTGGTTTTCCGTTTTTAGGGGGGATGTCAGAGAAAATTGCAACACCAAGACGTTCGACACCGCGAACTAGCATCCCAGCCGGTTCTGTTGGAATTGCCGGGAAACAAACCGGTGTTTATCCGATTTCCACACCAGGCGGCTGGCAGCTGATTGGTCAAACTCCTCTTAGTCTTTTTTTATCAGAAAAAGAACCACCAAGTCTACTTCAGGCAGGAGACATAGTGAAGTTCTATCCTATTTCCTACAATGACTTTTTGGAATGGAAGGAGGGAAACAAATGA
- a CDS encoding LamB/YcsF family protein, translated as MYQIDLNCDLGESFGAYKIGMDEEVLQFITSANVACGFHAGDPSVMRKTVQLALKNNVKIGAHPGLPDLAGFGRRNMNISSQEAYDLVVYQIGALSGFLKAEGEKMQHVKPHGALYNMAAKNRELSEAIAEAVYKVDPQLILFGLAGSELVKAGEKIGLNTAHEVFSDRTYQHDGSLTPRTLPHALIHSYEDSVSQVIRMIKEGKVRSTQGVDVPVLAQTVCIHGDGPEALVFAKQLRESMQSEGIEVKAFS; from the coding sequence TTGTATCAAATTGATTTGAATTGTGATTTGGGAGAAAGTTTTGGGGCTTATAAAATTGGGATGGATGAAGAAGTTCTTCAATTTATTACATCAGCAAATGTTGCTTGTGGATTTCATGCCGGAGATCCTTCTGTCATGAGAAAAACCGTGCAACTTGCTCTTAAGAATAACGTTAAAATTGGAGCACACCCTGGACTACCTGATTTAGCAGGCTTTGGTCGACGTAACATGAACATTTCTTCGCAGGAAGCCTATGATCTCGTTGTTTACCAAATAGGAGCTCTTTCCGGCTTTTTAAAGGCAGAAGGAGAAAAAATGCAGCATGTTAAACCACACGGTGCTTTGTATAATATGGCGGCAAAAAACAGAGAATTATCGGAAGCGATTGCCGAGGCTGTTTACAAAGTAGATCCACAGCTGATTCTTTTCGGTCTTGCCGGAAGTGAATTAGTAAAGGCTGGTGAAAAAATCGGACTTAATACAGCACATGAAGTCTTTTCTGACCGAACTTATCAGCACGACGGCTCATTAACACCACGAACTCTACCCCATGCACTTATACATAGCTACGAAGATTCTGTTTCACAGGTTATTCGTATGATCAAGGAAGGAAAAGTTCGTTCAACGCAAGGCGTTGATGTACCTGTATTAGCTCAAACAGTTTGTATTCATGGAGATGGTCCTGAGGCTCTTGTATTCGCTAAACAGCTAAGAGAGTCAATGCAATCTGAAGGCATAGAAGTAAAAGCGTTTAGTTAG
- a CDS encoding carbohydrate-binding domain-containing protein: MILFVGAENTDVVSLDNITVTGKEIEIEVVNDPEGAATLPSTFEDDTRQGWKWSGDSGVKTALTIEEANGSKALSWEFAYPEVKPTDNWASAPRLDFWSEDLKRGDNEYVAFDLYLDPTRATEGGISINLVFQPELLGFWQQSAETFDIDLTALDSVEKTADGLYHYEAKIDVTNLENVKSDTSLRNMLLIFADDESDFAGRMFVDNVRFDKASAPGTGDGEEETPAQPGTGENDGQTPADPADNDEASKDPVTTPVKDKEKAEEKAKDKNGEKLPKTATNSFNTLLIGGLVLLTGAGAYFYVRRRANLEQE; the protein is encoded by the coding sequence ATGATCTTATTTGTTGGAGCTGAAAATACAGATGTTGTTTCTTTAGACAATATTACGGTAACTGGTAAAGAAATTGAGATTGAAGTAGTTAATGATCCAGAAGGAGCAGCAACACTTCCATCTACTTTTGAAGATGATACTCGTCAAGGCTGGAAATGGAGTGGAGACTCTGGAGTTAAAACAGCATTAACAATTGAAGAAGCAAACGGTTCTAAAGCACTATCATGGGAATTTGCTTATCCTGAAGTAAAACCAACTGACAACTGGGCATCAGCTCCACGCCTAGACTTCTGGTCAGAAGATTTAAAGCGCGGTGACAATGAGTATGTTGCATTTGATTTATATCTTGACCCAACTCGTGCAACAGAAGGTGGAATTTCTATTAACCTAGTTTTCCAACCAGAATTACTTGGCTTTTGGCAACAATCCGCAGAAACCTTTGATATTGATTTAACAGCATTAGACTCCGTAGAAAAAACAGCAGATGGTCTATATCATTACGAAGCGAAAATTGATGTTACAAACCTTGAAAACGTAAAATCAGATACATCATTACGCAACATGCTATTAATTTTCGCAGATGATGAAAGTGATTTTGCAGGAAGAATGTTTGTTGATAATGTAAGATTTGATAAAGCCTCTGCACCTGGTACAGGAGACGGAGAAGAAGAAACACCAGCTCAACCAGGCACTGGTGAAAACGATGGACAAACACCAGCCGACCCTGCCGACAATGACGAAGCAAGCAAAGACCCTGTAACAACACCTGTAAAAGATAAAGAAAAAGCAGAAGAAAAAGCTAAAGACAAAAACGGTGAAAAACTACCAAAAACAGCTACAAACTCATTCAATACACTATTAATTGGTGGACTAGTACTACTAACCGGGGCTGGAGCTTATTTCTATGTAAGAAGAAGAGCTAATTTAGAACAAGAATAA
- a CDS encoding cellulase family glycosylhydrolase, whose amino-acid sequence MKHRMLKRFMALIMVLGLLTSLLPNFASAAEADYNSLLVEPGKRPSQAGALSLKVVNGQKTLVDKNGQKIQLRGMSTHGLQWFPGILNENAFSALSNDWGSNLIRLAMYVGEGGYATDPKLMKQRVIDGIELAKANDMYVIVDWHVHAPGDPNADVYKGALNFFKEISSLYPNDPHIIYELANEPSSNSNDGPGLTNDAEGWAKVKSYAEPIIKMLRDNGNQNIVIVGKPNWSQRADLAADNPIDDSNTMYTVHFYTGSHPAASDSSNRENVMSNARYALEKGQAVFATEWGTSEANGNNGPYLEEANQWINFLNENNISWANWSLTNKNETSAAFTPFQLGKTEATDLDPGADQVWAPKELSLSGEYVRARIKGVSYEPIDRTKYSKVLFDFTDSTQGFGVNGDSPVKDVTLKNVDGALQISGLNASSDVSAENYWANVRLSADNWGESVDVLGAQELSMDVIVDKPTTVSVAAIPQGPSAGWANPTRAIQVKAEDFEPFGNKYKAVLTISKEDAPSLATIAESLIITS is encoded by the coding sequence TTGAAGCACAGAATGCTAAAAAGGTTTATGGCACTAATAATGGTTCTTGGATTATTAACATCATTACTACCTAATTTTGCTTCAGCAGCAGAAGCTGATTACAACAGCTTGCTTGTTGAACCAGGGAAAAGACCGTCTCAAGCTGGGGCATTAAGCCTTAAGGTTGTAAATGGACAAAAAACACTTGTTGATAAAAATGGCCAAAAGATTCAACTCCGTGGGATGAGTACTCATGGTTTACAATGGTTCCCAGGAATTTTAAATGAAAATGCGTTTTCGGCTCTTTCAAATGACTGGGGTTCAAATCTTATTCGCCTTGCGATGTATGTTGGTGAAGGTGGTTATGCAACAGATCCCAAACTGATGAAGCAACGTGTTATTGATGGAATTGAATTAGCAAAGGCAAATGATATGTATGTTATTGTCGATTGGCACGTACATGCTCCGGGAGACCCGAATGCTGATGTTTATAAAGGAGCATTGAATTTCTTTAAGGAAATTTCAAGTCTTTATCCGAACGATCCTCACATTATCTATGAATTAGCAAATGAACCAAGTAGTAATAGTAATGATGGACCGGGATTAACAAATGATGCAGAAGGTTGGGCAAAAGTAAAATCATATGCTGAGCCGATTATTAAAATGCTACGTGATAATGGAAATCAAAACATTGTGATTGTTGGTAAACCGAACTGGAGTCAACGTGCAGATTTAGCTGCTGATAATCCAATTGATGATAGCAACACAATGTATACAGTTCACTTTTACACTGGTTCACATCCAGCAGCATCAGACAGTTCAAATCGTGAAAATGTCATGAGTAATGCTAGATATGCCCTTGAAAAAGGACAAGCTGTTTTTGCAACAGAATGGGGAACAAGTGAAGCAAATGGAAACAATGGTCCATATTTAGAAGAAGCAAATCAATGGATCAACTTCTTAAATGAAAATAATATTAGCTGGGCTAACTGGTCTCTAACAAATAAAAATGAAACATCTGCAGCGTTTACTCCGTTTCAATTGGGGAAAACAGAGGCTACTGATTTAGATCCAGGTGCTGACCAGGTATGGGCACCGAAAGAATTAAGCTTATCAGGTGAATATGTTCGTGCTCGTATTAAAGGAGTTTCGTATGAGCCAATTGATCGTACAAAATACTCAAAAGTACTTTTTGACTTTACAGATTCTACACAAGGTTTTGGTGTAAATGGAGATAGTCCTGTAAAAGATGTAACACTAAAGAATGTTGATGGAGCTCTACAAATTTCAGGACTAAATGCAAGCAGTGATGTTTCTGCAGAAAACTATTGGGCGAATGTACGCTTGTCTGCTGATAACTGGGGTGAATCTGTTGATGTTTTAGGAGCGCAAGAACTATCAATGGATGTGATTGTGGACAAGCCAACAACTGTTTCTGTTGCAGCGATTCCACAAGGACCTTCAGCAGGATGGGCTAATCCGACGCGTGCAATTCAAGTGAAAGCAGAGGATTTTGAACCATTTGGAAATAAATACAAAGCAGTATTAACAATTTCAAAAGAAGATGCACCATCACTAGCAACAATTGCAGAAAGCCTGATAATAACAAGTTAG